One genomic segment of Drosophila melanogaster chromosome 3R includes these proteins:
- the pyd gene encoding polychaetoid, isoform B: MKFPDYVPNNMLVGDRTTWEYHTVAVTRVPGYGFGIAVSGGRDNPHFANGDPSIAVSDVLKGGPAEDRLQVNDRIISVNGVSLENVEYATAVQVLRDSGNTVQLVVKRRVPLNPINAAGAVQHQHSHSLSSVGLMANGSGGVAPTPITSLSQPNSLNSSLVQNASSGQPIKVTLTKGGKKDDYGVVLGCRLFVKEISSKAREQLNANGYSLQEGDIITRIHNTNCGDTMSLKEAKKIIDGCKERLNLVVLRDITNQTAVSQLNLNNSASHQASGNIYATHQPQVSGCSSSNNNLEDPYLPGGASYSSQNLYVQPPTRTSNGPNINGNGLNDEKSNLTPRGRSRGPIMDGVSLQQLDRPVTPTRGRSAAIDEPPRPPPPRGSSGGAAQEDFYSSRRQLYEERQSAEPRFISFQKEGSVGIRLTGGNEAGIFVTAVQPGSPASLQGLMPGDKILKVNDMDMNGVTREEAVLFLLSLQDRIDLIVQYCKEEYDEVVTNQRGDSFHIKTHFHCDNPSKGEMAFKAGDVFRVIDTLHNGVVGSWQVLKIGRGHQEMQRGVIPNKSRAEELATAQFNATKKEMNANESRGNFFRRRRSTHRRSKSLSRENWDDVVFSDSISKFPAYERVVLRHPGFVRPVVLFGPVSDLARERLAKDFPDKFSTPLQDDDKSAATSGKCRIVRLSNIRDVMDRGKHALLDITPNAVDRLNYAQFYPVVIFLKTDSKHVIKQLRHGLPKAAHKSSKKLLEQCQKLERVWSHIFSTQIALSDEESWYRKLRDSIDLQQSGAVWMSESKPVESLSDDFLFPMTTSRLSYASSPESDLELSPGPSASLSLGNLPQLVKASSDPSIATNQDNLDRDRDIIGEGLPPPYTVPYDHAVPANPNRRQTMDSSKYSIYGTNVPPQQQQPGVGGDTAAVRPQSLYGINAPDLPPRIDRQSKPGDIPLNTSGSSSRNGTLGRSAQERLFGKAVVQDDVQAEYITRNALVGSGAAETLDRQQQQQQQTHASLERQARLNAQLKANGVGAGGGGASTYDSVSSYDSYNNTQMAMQNLGRLGPNAPDDLKSVPNANGRPLPPTGQSHEYGRTPHDHRSFGGPNDLNRQSSPGRPHYHDMNASRNIDPRNGTPQRPSNLGLESSPRKPLVETKTDYGKYSRNNSVTQADYTKLPKTAPHGVVPPPNVSNGQGQMNGSGTPSSNGSGPFKPVPPPKPKNYRPPVQSGGSSGSGGTTPWENGDSGSPRSPNGFYYPPTPSHHHYGQQATPGSPSNGHMQPPPPQQQQPTYGGSNGNYGQAPPPQSYPQANGYNGNGHHYNGGSGTGPYIAPHRGMPPPIGNLPPHTPERHALDLAGSREQRGSAFELYRKPQIGATAGHHHNMR, encoded by the exons ATGAAGTTTCCGGATTATGTTCCAAACAACATGTTGGTG GGTGATCGAACCACATGGGAGTACCACACGGTGGCGGTGACTCGGGTGCCGGGCTATGGATTCGGCATCGCCGTTTCCGGTGGACGTGATAATCCGCACTTCGCCAACGGCGATCCCTCGATAGCAGTTAGCGATGTGCTGAAAGGTGGCCCCGCCGAGGATCGATTGCA AGTCAACGATCGGATAATCTCGGTGAACGGCGTCTCTCTGGAGAACGTGGAATATGCTACCGCGGTGCAGGTGTTACGCGATAGTGGCAACACGGTGCAATTGGTGGTCAAGCGTCGCGTGCCCCTCAATCCCATTAATGCTGCAGGTGCAGTGCAGCATCAGCATTCACACAGTCTCAGTTCGGTTGGTCTAATGGCCAATGGAAGTGGAGGAGTGGCGCCAACCCCCATTACGAGTCTGAGTCAACCCAACTCGCTGAACTCTTCCCTAGTGCAGAATGCCAGCAGTGGTCAGCCCATCAAGGTGACCCTCACCAAAGGCGGAAAGAAAGATGACTATGGTGTGGTGCTCGGCTGCCGGCTGTTTGTTAAGGAGATCTCCTCTAAAGCTCGCGAGCAACTAAATGCCAATGGTTATAGCTTGCAAGAGGGTGACATCATCACCCGCATCCACAATACTAACTGCGGGGATACGATGAGTCTTAAGGAGGCGAAAAAGATCATTGATGGCTGCAAGGAGCGATTGAACCTAGTGGTTCTAAGGGACATTACCAACCAAACAGCTGTTAGCCAATTGAATCTGAACAATTCAGCCAGCCACCAGGCGTCGGGAAATATATACGCCACGCATCAGCCTCAGGTATCCGGATGTAGCAGCAGTAACAACAATCTTGAAGATCCATATCTGCCGGGCGGAGCCAGTTACTCCTCGCAGAATCTGTACGTGCAACCGCCAACTCGCACCTCCAATGGTCCCAATATCAATGGCAATGGCCTGAACGACGAAAAGAGTAATCTTACGCCGCGAGGTCGCTCCCGGGGCCCCATAATGGATGGGGTATCCCTGCAGCAACTGGATAGACCCGTAACACCGACTCGGGGCAGGAGTGCAGCCATCGACGAGCCGCCGCGTCCACCACCACCAAGGGGATCGAGCGGAGGAGCAGCTCAAGAGGATTTCTACAGCTCTCGCAGGCAATTGTACGAGGAGCGTCAGAGTGCCGAACCGAGATTCATTTCCTTCCAGAAGGAAGGAAGCGTAGGCATCCGGCTAACCGGCGGCAATGAAGCTGGTATTTTTGTGACTGCCGTACAACCAGGATCTCCAGCCTCGCTGCAGGGTCTAATGCCTGGCGATAAGATCCTCAAGGTCAACGACATGGACATGAACGGAGTGACGCGCGAGGAGGCTGTTCTCTTCCTGTTGAGTCTCCAGGATCGCATCGATCTGATTGTGCAGTACTGCAAGGAGGAATACGACGAGGTGGTGACCAACCAACGTGGCGACTCCTTCCACATCAAGACACATTTCCACTGCGATAATCCTTCCAAAGGCGAGATGGCCTTCAAGGCGGGCGATGTTTTCCGGGTGATCGATACCCTGCACAATGGTGTGGTCGGATCCTGGCAGGTGCTGAAGATCGGTCGGGGTCACCAGGAGATGCAGCGCGGCGTAATACCGAACAAGTCGCGGGCTGAAGAGCTGGCCACTGCTCAGTTCAATGCCACCAAGAAGGAGATGAATGCAAATGAATCGAGAGGCAACTTCTTCCGGCGACGACG TTCGACGCACCGACGCTCGAAGAGTCTGTCCCGCGAGAACTGGGACGATGTGGTCTTCTCCGATAGCATTTCCAAATTCCCCGCCTACGAGCGTGTCGTTCTGCGCCATCCAGGCTTTGTCCGACCCGTAGTGCTCTTCGGACCCGTATCCGATTTGGCCCGCGAGCGATTGGCCAAAGATTTCCCCGATAAGTTTTCGACTCCACTGCAGGATGACGACAAGTCAGCCGCAACTAGTGGAAAGTGCCGCATCGTAAGGCTCTCGAATATACGCGATGTGATGGATCGTGGAAAGCACGCCCTGCTGGACATTACGCCCAATGCAGTGGATCGTCTCAATTACGCGCAGTTCTATCCGGTGGTGATCTTCCTGAAGACAGACAGCAAGCACGTGATCAAGCAGCTGCGTCACGGACTTCCCAAGGCGGCACACAAGAGCTCCAAGAAGCTGCTGGAGCAGTGCCAGAAACTGGAGCGCGTCTGGTCACACATCTTTAGCACCCAGATCGCGTTGAGCGACGAGGAGTCCTGGTACCGAAAGTTGCGCGATTCGATCGATCTGCAGCAGAGCGGCGCCGTGTGGATGTCCGAGTCTAAG CCAGTAGAATCCCTCTCCGACGATTTCCTATTCCCCATGACCACATCCCGACTCTCGTATGCATCAAGTCCCGAATCCGATTTGGAACTGAGTCCCGGCCCATCCGCATCATTGTCGCTTGGCAATTTGCCGCAGTTGGTTAAAGCGAGCTCAGATCCATCGATTGCCACTAATCAGGATAACTTGGATAGGGATAGAGACATAATTGGTGAAGGACTACCACCTCCATATACG GTACCCTACGACCATGCTGTCCCCGCGAATCCCAATCGCCGCCAGACCATGGACTCCAGCAAGTACAGCATCTACGGCACCAATGTGccaccacagcagcagcagcccggCGTTGGAGGAGATACGGCTGCAGTGAGACCGCAATCTCTGTACGGGATTAATGCTCCCGATCTGCCGCCCCGCATCGATCGTCAGTCCAAGCCGGGCGATATACCACTGAACACCTCGGGCTCATCGTCGCGAAATGGCACCCTGGGTCGAAGTGCCCAGGAGCGTCTGTTTGGCAAGGCTGTGGTGCAGGACGATGTCCAGGCGGAGTACATAACCCGAAACGCTCTGGTCGGGTCTGGAGCTGCAGAAACCCTGGatcgccagcagcagcagcagcagcagactcATGCATCCTTGGAGCGCCAAGCGCGTTTGAATGCGCAGCTAAAGGCCAACGGAGTAGGCGCCGGAGGAGGTGGTGCATCCACCTACGACAGTGTGTCCAGCTACGACTCGTACAACAATACACAAATGGCCATGCAAAACCTGGGCCGACTAGGTCCCAATGCACCCGACGATCTCAAATCAGTGCCAAATGCAAA TGGTCGCCCCTTGCCTCCGACGGGTCAGTCGCACGAGTACGGTCGCACTCCGCACGATCATCGCAGCTTCGGAGGACCCAACGATCTGAACCGGCAGAGCAGTCCGGGCAGGCCGCACTACCATGACATGAATGCGTCCCGTAATATCG ATCCACGCAATGGCACACCACAGCGTCCTTCGAATCTGGGCCTGGAAAGCAGCCCACGCAAGCCTTTGGTGGAGACAAAAACGGATTACGGCAAATACAG TCGGAATAACTCCGTAACGCAAGCGGATTATACAAAGCTACCGAAGACTGCGCCACATGGAGTAGTTCCTCCGCCGAATGTGAGCAATGGCCAGGGCCAGATGAATGGCAGCGGAACGCCGAGCAGCAATGGCAGTGGACCCTTCAAGCCGGTGCCACCACCCAAACCCAAAAACTATAGGCCACCGGTGCAAAGTGGTGGTAGCAGTGGCAGCGGAGGCACAACTCCTTGGGAGAATGGG GACTCTGGTTCGCCCCGTTCTCCGAATGGCTTCTATTATCCACCAACGCCTTCGCATCATCATTACGGCCAGCAGGCGACCCCGGGTTCACCCAGCAATGGCCACATgcagccaccaccaccgcagcagcagcagcccacCTACGGCGGAAGTAATGGCAACTATGGCCaggcaccaccaccacaatcCTATCCGCAGGCCAATGGCTACAATGGGAATGGGCATCACTACAACGGGGGCAGCGGCACAGGACCCTATATTGCACCACATCGCGGCATGCCACCGCCAATAG GAAACCTGCCGCCTCACACGCCCGAACGTCATGCTCTTGACTTGGCCGGAAGTCGGGAGCAGCGCGGTTCGGCCTTCGAACTGTATCGTAAACCGCAAATCGGAGCTACCGCCGGGCACCATCACAACATGAG GTGA
- the pyd gene encoding polychaetoid, isoform F: protein MKFPDYVPNNMLVGDRTTWEYHTVAVTRVPGYGFGIAVSGGRDNPHFANGDPSIAVSDVLKGGPAEDRLQVNDRIISVNGVSLENVEYATAVQVLRDSGNTVQLVVKRRVPLNPINAAGAVQHQHSHSLSSVGLMANGSGGVAPTPITSLSQPNSLNSSLVQNASSGQPIKVTLTKGGKKDDYGVVLGCRLFVKEISSKAREQLNANGYSLQEGDIITRIHNTNCGDTMSLKEAKKIIDGCKERLNLVVLRDITNQTAVSQLNLNNSASHQASGNIYATHQPQVSGCSSSNNNLEDPYLPGGASYSSQNLYVQPPTRTSNGPNINGNGLNDEKSNLTPRGRSRGPIMDGVSLQQLDRPVTPTRGRSAAIDEPPRPPPPRGSSGGAAQEDFYSSRRQLYEERQSAEPRFISFQKEGSVGIRLTGGNEAGIFVTAVQPGSPASLQGLMPGDKILKVNDMDMNGVTREEAVLFLLSLQDRIDLIVQYCKEEYDEVVTNQRGDSFHIKTHFHCDNPSKGEMAFKAGDVFRVIDTLHNGVVGSWQVLKIGRGHQEMQRGVIPNKSRAEELATAQFNATKKEMNANESRGNFFRRRRSTHRRSKSLSRENWDDVVFSDSISKFPAYERVVLRHPGFVRPVVLFGPVSDLARERLAKDFPDKFSTPLQDDDKSAATSGKCRIVRLSNIRDVMDRGKHALLDITPNAVDRLNYAQFYPVVIFLKTDSKHVIKQLRHGLPKAAHKSSKKLLEQCQKLERVWSHIFSTQIALSDEESWYRKLRDSIDLQQSGAVWMSESKPVESLSDDFLFPMTTSRLSYASSPESDLELSPGPSASLSLGNLPQLVKASSDPSIATNQDNLDRDRDIIGEGLPPPYTVPYDHAVPANPNRRQTMDSSKYSIYGTNVPPQQQQPGVGGDTAAVRPQSLYGINAPDLPPRIDRQSKPGDIPLNTSGSSSRNGTLGRSAQERLFGKAVVQDDVQAEYITRNALVGSGAAETLDRQQQQQQQTHASLERQARLNAQLKANGVGAGGGGASTYDSVSSYDSYNNTQMAMQNLGRLGPNAPDDLKSVPNANGRPLPPTGQSHEYGRTPHDHRSFGGPNDLNRQSSPGRPHYHDMNASRNIDPRNGTPQRPSNLGLESSPRKPLVETKTDYGKYS, encoded by the exons ATGAAGTTTCCGGATTATGTTCCAAACAACATGTTGGTG GGTGATCGAACCACATGGGAGTACCACACGGTGGCGGTGACTCGGGTGCCGGGCTATGGATTCGGCATCGCCGTTTCCGGTGGACGTGATAATCCGCACTTCGCCAACGGCGATCCCTCGATAGCAGTTAGCGATGTGCTGAAAGGTGGCCCCGCCGAGGATCGATTGCA AGTCAACGATCGGATAATCTCGGTGAACGGCGTCTCTCTGGAGAACGTGGAATATGCTACCGCGGTGCAGGTGTTACGCGATAGTGGCAACACGGTGCAATTGGTGGTCAAGCGTCGCGTGCCCCTCAATCCCATTAATGCTGCAGGTGCAGTGCAGCATCAGCATTCACACAGTCTCAGTTCGGTTGGTCTAATGGCCAATGGAAGTGGAGGAGTGGCGCCAACCCCCATTACGAGTCTGAGTCAACCCAACTCGCTGAACTCTTCCCTAGTGCAGAATGCCAGCAGTGGTCAGCCCATCAAGGTGACCCTCACCAAAGGCGGAAAGAAAGATGACTATGGTGTGGTGCTCGGCTGCCGGCTGTTTGTTAAGGAGATCTCCTCTAAAGCTCGCGAGCAACTAAATGCCAATGGTTATAGCTTGCAAGAGGGTGACATCATCACCCGCATCCACAATACTAACTGCGGGGATACGATGAGTCTTAAGGAGGCGAAAAAGATCATTGATGGCTGCAAGGAGCGATTGAACCTAGTGGTTCTAAGGGACATTACCAACCAAACAGCTGTTAGCCAATTGAATCTGAACAATTCAGCCAGCCACCAGGCGTCGGGAAATATATACGCCACGCATCAGCCTCAGGTATCCGGATGTAGCAGCAGTAACAACAATCTTGAAGATCCATATCTGCCGGGCGGAGCCAGTTACTCCTCGCAGAATCTGTACGTGCAACCGCCAACTCGCACCTCCAATGGTCCCAATATCAATGGCAATGGCCTGAACGACGAAAAGAGTAATCTTACGCCGCGAGGTCGCTCCCGGGGCCCCATAATGGATGGGGTATCCCTGCAGCAACTGGATAGACCCGTAACACCGACTCGGGGCAGGAGTGCAGCCATCGACGAGCCGCCGCGTCCACCACCACCAAGGGGATCGAGCGGAGGAGCAGCTCAAGAGGATTTCTACAGCTCTCGCAGGCAATTGTACGAGGAGCGTCAGAGTGCCGAACCGAGATTCATTTCCTTCCAGAAGGAAGGAAGCGTAGGCATCCGGCTAACCGGCGGCAATGAAGCTGGTATTTTTGTGACTGCCGTACAACCAGGATCTCCAGCCTCGCTGCAGGGTCTAATGCCTGGCGATAAGATCCTCAAGGTCAACGACATGGACATGAACGGAGTGACGCGCGAGGAGGCTGTTCTCTTCCTGTTGAGTCTCCAGGATCGCATCGATCTGATTGTGCAGTACTGCAAGGAGGAATACGACGAGGTGGTGACCAACCAACGTGGCGACTCCTTCCACATCAAGACACATTTCCACTGCGATAATCCTTCCAAAGGCGAGATGGCCTTCAAGGCGGGCGATGTTTTCCGGGTGATCGATACCCTGCACAATGGTGTGGTCGGATCCTGGCAGGTGCTGAAGATCGGTCGGGGTCACCAGGAGATGCAGCGCGGCGTAATACCGAACAAGTCGCGGGCTGAAGAGCTGGCCACTGCTCAGTTCAATGCCACCAAGAAGGAGATGAATGCAAATGAATCGAGAGGCAACTTCTTCCGGCGACGACG TTCGACGCACCGACGCTCGAAGAGTCTGTCCCGCGAGAACTGGGACGATGTGGTCTTCTCCGATAGCATTTCCAAATTCCCCGCCTACGAGCGTGTCGTTCTGCGCCATCCAGGCTTTGTCCGACCCGTAGTGCTCTTCGGACCCGTATCCGATTTGGCCCGCGAGCGATTGGCCAAAGATTTCCCCGATAAGTTTTCGACTCCACTGCAGGATGACGACAAGTCAGCCGCAACTAGTGGAAAGTGCCGCATCGTAAGGCTCTCGAATATACGCGATGTGATGGATCGTGGAAAGCACGCCCTGCTGGACATTACGCCCAATGCAGTGGATCGTCTCAATTACGCGCAGTTCTATCCGGTGGTGATCTTCCTGAAGACAGACAGCAAGCACGTGATCAAGCAGCTGCGTCACGGACTTCCCAAGGCGGCACACAAGAGCTCCAAGAAGCTGCTGGAGCAGTGCCAGAAACTGGAGCGCGTCTGGTCACACATCTTTAGCACCCAGATCGCGTTGAGCGACGAGGAGTCCTGGTACCGAAAGTTGCGCGATTCGATCGATCTGCAGCAGAGCGGCGCCGTGTGGATGTCCGAGTCTAAG CCAGTAGAATCCCTCTCCGACGATTTCCTATTCCCCATGACCACATCCCGACTCTCGTATGCATCAAGTCCCGAATCCGATTTGGAACTGAGTCCCGGCCCATCCGCATCATTGTCGCTTGGCAATTTGCCGCAGTTGGTTAAAGCGAGCTCAGATCCATCGATTGCCACTAATCAGGATAACTTGGATAGGGATAGAGACATAATTGGTGAAGGACTACCACCTCCATATACG GTACCCTACGACCATGCTGTCCCCGCGAATCCCAATCGCCGCCAGACCATGGACTCCAGCAAGTACAGCATCTACGGCACCAATGTGccaccacagcagcagcagcccggCGTTGGAGGAGATACGGCTGCAGTGAGACCGCAATCTCTGTACGGGATTAATGCTCCCGATCTGCCGCCCCGCATCGATCGTCAGTCCAAGCCGGGCGATATACCACTGAACACCTCGGGCTCATCGTCGCGAAATGGCACCCTGGGTCGAAGTGCCCAGGAGCGTCTGTTTGGCAAGGCTGTGGTGCAGGACGATGTCCAGGCGGAGTACATAACCCGAAACGCTCTGGTCGGGTCTGGAGCTGCAGAAACCCTGGatcgccagcagcagcagcagcagcagactcATGCATCCTTGGAGCGCCAAGCGCGTTTGAATGCGCAGCTAAAGGCCAACGGAGTAGGCGCCGGAGGAGGTGGTGCATCCACCTACGACAGTGTGTCCAGCTACGACTCGTACAACAATACACAAATGGCCATGCAAAACCTGGGCCGACTAGGTCCCAATGCACCCGACGATCTCAAATCAGTGCCAAATGCAAA TGGTCGCCCCTTGCCTCCGACGGGTCAGTCGCACGAGTACGGTCGCACTCCGCACGATCATCGCAGCTTCGGAGGACCCAACGATCTGAACCGGCAGAGCAGTCCGGGCAGGCCGCACTACCATGACATGAATGCGTCCCGTAATATCG ATCCACGCAATGGCACACCACAGCGTCCTTCGAATCTGGGCCTGGAAAGCAGCCCACGCAAGCCTTTGGTGGAGACAAAAACGGATTACGGCAAATACAG CTga